The region CGCGATCGTCGTCACCGTGTCTCTGTTGGTTACGCCGCTGATGACGTTCCTGGTGATGCAACGCGTGGGGCTCTCCGCCAACCTCATGACCTTGGGCGGCCTGGCGATCGGGATCGGGGAAATTGCCGACGGATCGTTGGTCGTGGTGGAGAATGTCTATCGCCATCTCTCAGAAAATCATTTGCATCAGCGGTCCCGGCTGGAGGTGATTTTCCGGGCCACCAGCGAAGTAGGGCGGCCGATCGTGTTCGGGATCCTGATCATCAGCGTCGTCTTCCTTCCCCTCATGACTCTGCACGGGATGGAAGGGAAAATGTTTGCCCCCCTGGCCTATACGCTCGTGATTTCGCTGCTGATGTCGGTGGTCGTCACCTTGACCCTCTCGCCGGTTCTGGCGTCCCTGATCCTGCGCGGCGATCATCCGGAGGAGACCCGGCTCGCCCGGTGGATGAAGGCCCGCTATCAGCCGGTGCTCCGTTGGACGCTCGACCATCGGGTGCCGGTGTTGCTGGGATCGACGGCGGTGGTGTTGGCGAGTCTGACCCTGCTGCCGTTCGTGGGGCGGGAATTCATTCCGATTCTGGAGGAGGGGGCGTTGACGCCGCAAATCGTGCGGCTGCCGAGTGTCTCGTTGCCGGAGTCGATCGCGATTGAGAAGCAGACGCAGAAAGTCATGCTGGAGTTTCCGGAAGTGCAGATGTCGGTGAGCAAGATCGGACGCCCCGATATCGCCGTCGGTCCGGAGGAGCCGAATGAGAGCGATCCGATCGTGACGCTGTATCCGCGAAACACCTGGACCACGGCACAGACACAATCGGGCCTGGTCGATGCGATCCGGAAGCGCCTTACGGAGATTCCCGGTATTTCCGTCCTGATGAGTCAGCCGATTCAGGAGCGGGTCGATGAATTGATCTCAGGCATCAGGACCGAATGCGCCATCAAACTGTTCGGTGAGGATCTCGACCTGCTGTATCAGAACGCCGAAGCCATTGCGAATCTGATGCGTACGGTGGAAGGGGTCAAAGACGTCAAGGTCGAACAGGTTGCCGGGCAGCCGTATTTGACGATCGACATCGATCGTCAAAAAATCGCCCGTTACGGGATCAACGTGTCGGATGTGCACGACATCATTACGACGGCGGTGGGCGGCAAGCCGGCCACGCAGGTGTACGAAGGGGAGCGTCGATTTCAGCTGACCCTGCGTTTCCCGGAGCCCTCTCGCAACAGTATCGGGGCCATCGGAGATATCCGGGTACGATCCGCGTCCGGCGCGCCGATTCCCTTGAGTGAGCTCGCGACCATCGACATGCGGGAAGGCCCGGCGCGTATCAGCCGTGAGCAGGCGAAGCGGCGGATCTACATCGGGTTCAATGTGGTGGGGCGCGACATCGGCAGTGTCGTGGATGAAGGCCGGAAGCTGTTGGCCGAACGGATCCGGTTGCCGCAGGGGTATACGGTGGCGTGGGGCGGGGCGTTCGAGAATATGGAACGTGCGAATGCGCGCTTGCTGGTAGTGGTGCCGATCACGCTCGGGTTGGTCTTCTTCCTGCTCTTCTGGGCGTTTCACTCGCTGCGGTATGCCTCCTTGATCATTCTGAATCTGCCGTTCGCCTTGATCGGCGGTGTCGTGTCGCTGTGGCTCAGCGATCAATATCTGAGTGTGCCCGCCTCGATCGGGTTTATCGAACTGTTCGGGTTGGCGGTGGGCAACGGCATCGTGCTCGTCTCCTATATCAATCAGTTGCGGAATGAGGGGCAGCAGACGGAGGCGGCGATCATGACGGGCTGTGTCTTACGGCTTCGCCCGGTCGTGATGACGATGATGACGACGTTGCTCGGCCTCTTGCCGCTGGTCCTGGCGCAAGGAATCGGAGCGGAGGTCCAGCGGCCTTTGGCCACGGTCGTCGTCGGCGGCCTGTTCACGTCCACGGCGTTGACGCTGCTGGTCCTTCCGGCCCTGTATCGAACGTTTGCCGAACAGGAGATCGCGAAGGAACATGCCCCGGAGTGGGTGTGAAGGGAGGTCACGAGACCATGGAGAACGGACGACCCTTTTGGGCCTGTTCTCCGGACGAGCTGCTTCGCGATCTGCGCGCCGTACCGGAGGGGTTGAGCAGCGGCGAAGCCGAACAGCGGCAAGTCGTCTCTGCCTCCGTCCGGCTCAAACCCCAGCGAGACAGTCAGCCGCTCCGGCTGCTGCTGGCCCAGTTCCGAAGCCCCATTATTCTCATCCTGCTCTTTGTCTCCTGTGTGTCGTTTTTTCTCGCCGAACATAGCGATGCGCTGATTATTCTGGCCATCATTCTGGTGAGCGCGCTGTTGAGTTTCTGGCAGGAATACAGTGCGGCCCGCGCCGTGGCCGGCCTGTTGGCGCTCGTGCAGATCACGGCCCGAGCATGGCGGGACGGCCGGTTGCGGGAGGTGCCTGCCGACGACATCGTGCCGGGCGATATTGTGGAGCTCTCGGCAGGATCGAGCCTGCCCGGGGACGCGCGGCTGCTCGATGCCAAGGATCTGTTCGTCGATGAAGCGACCTTGACGGGGGAGACCTATCCGGCAGAGAAATCGACAGGAACACTCACGGCTGCGGCCCCTTTGCAGAAGCGCACGAACAGCCTGTTTCTGGGAACCCATGTGGTGAGCGGGCAGGCGCGGGCCGTGATCGTGGCGGTAGGCAAGGACACGGAATTCGGCCGCATCGCCCATCGGATGCAGGTACGGGCGCCGGAAACGGAATTTGAACGGGGCGTGCGCCGATTCGGGTATCTGTTGCTCGAAGTCACGTTGCTGCTGGTCTTCTCGATTTTCGCGGTGAACGTGTATTTGGAGCGCCCGGTCCTGGAGTCCTTTCTGTTTTCCATGGCGTTGGCCGTCGGCCTGACGCCGCAACTGTTGCCGGCCATCATCAGCGTCAATCTCTCCCACGGCGCCAGGCGAATGGCGCGACACAAGGTGGTCGTCAAACGCCTGACCTCGATTGAAAACTTCGGCAGCATGAACGTGTTGTGCTCCGACAAAACCGGTACCCTGACCATGGGGTCCATGCGGCTGCACGCGGCACTGGATCTTCAGGGCCGGCCGAGCGAGAAGGTGTTATTCCTCGCCCAGCTGAACGCGATGTTCGAAACCGGATTCCCGAATCCGCTGGATGACGCGTTGCGCCGACACCGGTCGGTCGATCTCACCGGTTATCGCAAGCTGGAGGAAGAACCGTACGACTTCGTCCGCAAACGGCTCTCGATTCTGGTGGCGACCCCGCAGACGCATGTGTTGATCACGAAGGGGGCCGTGGACAGCATGCTGACGGCCTGTCTCGATGCTGAACAGCCGGACGGCACTGTGGTGTCGATCGATGAGGTCCGGGATTCCATTCGACAGCAGGTTCGCGAACTGAGTGCGCAAGGATTTCGCACGCTGGGGCTGGCCTGCCGTGACATGGGCGCCGCTGACCGTGTTTCCAAGGAACATGAAACGGCCATGACCTTTCTGGGCCTGGTGGCCTTTGCCGATCCTCCGAAGCCCGGCATGGCCGAGACCATTGCCACGCTCAAACGCCTCGGGGTTTCGTTAAAAATGGTGACCGGAGATCAGGCGCCGGTGGCGGCGTATGTCGGGCGGGCGGTTGGGCTTGAGAATCCGCACCTGCTTACGGGAACTGATCTGCGCGGCATGAGCGACGACGCGCTACGCACGCGCGCGAACAGCATCGACATCTTCGCGGAAATCGAACCCAATCAAAAGGAACGCATCATCCGTGCGCTGCGCGCCTCCGGCAATGTGGTGGGGTACCTCGGCGACGGTATCAACGATGCCCCGGCGCTCCACGCGGCGGATGTCGGCATTTCAGTCGATAGCGCCGTCGATGTCGCCAAAGAAGCGGCCGACCTCGTCCTGTTGGAGCATGATTTGGGCGTGCTGGTGCAAGGTGTTCGCGAGGGCCGCATGACCTTCGCCAATACGCTGAAATATGTGTTTATGGCCACCAGTGCGAATTTCGGCAACATGTTCAGCATGGCCGGGGCCTCGCTGTTCCTACCGTTTCTCCCGCTGCTGCCGAAGCAAATCCTGTTGACGAATGTCCTGACCGACCTTCCGGAAATGACCATTGCCACCGACCGGGTCGATCACGAACTGATCGAGCGGCCTCGCCGATGGGATATCCCGTTCATCCGACGATTCATGCTCACCTTCGGTCTGGTGAGTTCCCTGTTCGATTACCTCACGTTCGGCGTCCTCTTGCTGCTGTTGCGCTCAACGACCGGCCAGTTTCGCACCGGCTGGTTTGTCGAATCCGTACTGTCGGCCTCGTTGATCGTGCTGGTCATTCGCACCCGCCGGCCGTGCTATAGCAGCCGGCCCTCTCCGGCGCTGCTGCTCACGACCCTCCTGACTGGATTGGCGACCATGTTGCTGCCGGTGACACCGGTGGGAGCGTTTCTGGGATTCGAGCCGCTGCCACCCATCTTCTGGGCGGCGATGCTCGGAATCCTGTTGGCCTATGTGGTGGTGGCGGAGTTCGCAAAGCAGTTGTTTTACCGGCAGGTTCACAATGGGAGTTAATGCGGCAAGGCCGTCGGAAGAGAGGGCGACGCGAAGGCACGTCACGTGGCGGCTCCCTGTAATCAATCATCTCCTTGACTGTGCATGGTGATGTAGTACAACCAAAGGAAGAAGTTCAGATCCTGTCTACTCCCCGCTGTCGATTCTCGTGAGGACGTCATGGCCGTTTCCACGCCGCGCTCCAATACTCCGTCGTATGATCCGCAGGTCTTGCTCGATTCACAGCCGGTGACCGTGAATGTGATCGATCCTGCCGACCATTCCGTGCAATTCCAAAATCGAACCTCACTGGAAATATTCGGTGACATGGCCGGTTCCAGATGCCATGCGAAAATCGCGGGGAAGGCGGCTCCCTGTGAGTTTTGCCGCATGCCTGAGGCGTTGGCGCGGGAAGGCGTGGTATCCGAGGAGGTGGACATGCCCGATGGCCGCCGTCTCCTGATCCATTGGGCCAAGGCTCCGACGACGGACGGACGGGTCCATGTCATTGAAACGATCGTCGATGTGACGAAACGGAAGCAGGACGAGCA is a window of Nitrospira sp. DNA encoding:
- the mgtA gene encoding magnesium-translocating P-type ATPase — encoded protein: MENGRPFWACSPDELLRDLRAVPEGLSSGEAEQRQVVSASVRLKPQRDSQPLRLLLAQFRSPIILILLFVSCVSFFLAEHSDALIILAIILVSALLSFWQEYSAARAVAGLLALVQITARAWRDGRLREVPADDIVPGDIVELSAGSSLPGDARLLDAKDLFVDEATLTGETYPAEKSTGTLTAAAPLQKRTNSLFLGTHVVSGQARAVIVAVGKDTEFGRIAHRMQVRAPETEFERGVRRFGYLLLEVTLLLVFSIFAVNVYLERPVLESFLFSMALAVGLTPQLLPAIISVNLSHGARRMARHKVVVKRLTSIENFGSMNVLCSDKTGTLTMGSMRLHAALDLQGRPSEKVLFLAQLNAMFETGFPNPLDDALRRHRSVDLTGYRKLEEEPYDFVRKRLSILVATPQTHVLITKGAVDSMLTACLDAEQPDGTVVSIDEVRDSIRQQVRELSAQGFRTLGLACRDMGAADRVSKEHETAMTFLGLVAFADPPKPGMAETIATLKRLGVSLKMVTGDQAPVAAYVGRAVGLENPHLLTGTDLRGMSDDALRTRANSIDIFAEIEPNQKERIIRALRASGNVVGYLGDGINDAPALHAADVGISVDSAVDVAKEAADLVLLEHDLGVLVQGVREGRMTFANTLKYVFMATSANFGNMFSMAGASLFLPFLPLLPKQILLTNVLTDLPEMTIATDRVDHELIERPRRWDIPFIRRFMLTFGLVSSLFDYLTFGVLLLLLRSTTGQFRTGWFVESVLSASLIVLVIRTRRPCYSSRPSPALLLTTLLTGLATMLLPVTPVGAFLGFEPLPPIFWAAMLGILLAYVVVAEFAKQLFYRQVHNGS
- a CDS encoding efflux RND transporter permease subunit; its protein translation is MIASLLEFSLRQSILVIGLACMFSVAGLFAFQSIPIDAYPDVTNVQVQVLTEAPGLSPVEVERFITYPIELQMNGLPGLTEIRSLSKFALSQLTVVFEDDVDVYFARQLVLERIMAVKERLPAGIDPVLAPVTTGLGEIYQYYLEGPQAHATDAVIVEAELTNQRTVQDWVLRPLLKSVPGVIDVNGLGGFVKQFHVLVDPDKLRKYSLTLHDIYEAVQKNNANSGGNVLERHAERAIVRGLGLIKTLPDIERIVVKEAGGTPVFVRDVAEVRIGHAVRHGAAVLNGEREVVAGTVLMLRGGNAREVVQAVKRRVDTIQQDGLLSEGLKIIPFYDRIELVTAAINTVRDALIEGIVLVTVVFFLFLGHVRSAIVVTVSLLVTPLMTFLVMQRVGLSANLMTLGGLAIGIGEIADGSLVVVENVYRHLSENHLHQRSRLEVIFRATSEVGRPIVFGILIISVVFLPLMTLHGMEGKMFAPLAYTLVISLLMSVVVTLTLSPVLASLILRGDHPEETRLARWMKARYQPVLRWTLDHRVPVLLGSTAVVLASLTLLPFVGREFIPILEEGALTPQIVRLPSVSLPESIAIEKQTQKVMLEFPEVQMSVSKIGRPDIAVGPEEPNESDPIVTLYPRNTWTTAQTQSGLVDAIRKRLTEIPGISVLMSQPIQERVDELISGIRTECAIKLFGEDLDLLYQNAEAIANLMRTVEGVKDVKVEQVAGQPYLTIDIDRQKIARYGINVSDVHDIITTAVGGKPATQVYEGERRFQLTLRFPEPSRNSIGAIGDIRVRSASGAPIPLSELATIDMREGPARISREQAKRRIYIGFNVVGRDIGSVVDEGRKLLAERIRLPQGYTVAWGGAFENMERANARLLVVVPITLGLVFFLLFWAFHSLRYASLIILNLPFALIGGVVSLWLSDQYLSVPASIGFIELFGLAVGNGIVLVSYINQLRNEGQQTEAAIMTGCVLRLRPVVMTMMTTLLGLLPLVLAQGIGAEVQRPLATVVVGGLFTSTALTLLVLPALYRTFAEQEIAKEHAPEWV